In Myxocyprinus asiaticus isolate MX2 ecotype Aquarium Trade chromosome 3, UBuf_Myxa_2, whole genome shotgun sequence, the following proteins share a genomic window:
- the hspb2 gene encoding heat shock protein beta-2, protein MTDRTVPHAYPMSMNYEMCSPPRIYDQNFAEALSPQDLLAPVLYHGYYIRPRINKQLERGFSQIDSEDDWYRVLLDVCQFTPDEISVRTVDNLLEVTGRHTQRMDQHGFVSREFTRTYILPMGVDPLLVQVSLSHDGILCIQSPRKTEDLEPKINQLQIKVDKKESKSS, encoded by the exons ATGACTGACCGCACCGTTCCTCATGCTTACCCGATGAGTATGAATTATGAGATGTGTTCTCCCCCTCGAATCTACGATCAGAACTTTGCTGAAG CTCTGAGTCCCCAGGACCTGTTGGCCCCTGTCCTGTACCATGGTTACTACATCCGACCTCGCATCAACAAGCAGCTTGAGAGGGGTTTCTCCCAGATAGACAGTGAAGATGACTGGTATAGAGTGTTGCTGGATGTGTGCCAGTTCACGCCGGATGAGATAAGTGTGCGAACAGTGGACAACTTGTTGGAGGTAACAGGGCGGCATACTCAGAGAATGGACCAACATGGCTTTGTGAGCCGAGAGTTTACCCGTACGTACATCTTGCCAATGGGTGTGGATCCGTTGCTTGTGCAGGTGTCTCTCTCACATGACGGGATACTGTGTATACAGTCACCACGGAAGACTGAGGACCTGGAGCCAAAGATCAACCAATTGCAGATTAAAGTGGACAAGAAGGAAAGCAAGAGTTCCTAG